One Panicum virgatum strain AP13 chromosome 9K, P.virgatum_v5, whole genome shotgun sequence genomic region harbors:
- the LOC120647410 gene encoding chitinase 11-like yields MARPYKSPRCPGGSGTPPASLRILACDRSSGEPAMRKLQVLAVLALALLAAAGGASGQQSIITRQVFESMLSHRGDSGCQGAFYTYDAFTKAAARFPAFGTTGDDRTRRRELAAFFGQTSHETTGGWPTAPGGPFAWGYCRVEEQKQTDPPYYGRGPIQLTHKYNYEQAGRALKRDLVGNPGLVSRNPVVAFETALWFWMTPQGAKPSCHDVITGRWAPGAGDRRAGRLPGYGLLTNIINGGLECGKGQPTAEENDRVGFYRRYCQVLRVAEGANLSCANQTPYAPAGR; encoded by the exons ATGGCTCGGCCCTATAAAAGCCCGCGGTGCCCAGGCGGCAGTGGCACACCACCGGCCAGCCTCCGCATCCTAGCTTGTGACCGCTCGAGCGGCGAACCGGCCATGAGGAAGCTGCAAGTCTTGGCGGTGCTGGCCCTTGcgctgctcgccgcggccggcggcgccagcgggCAGCAGAGCATCATCACGCGGCAGGTGTTCGAGAGCATGCTCAGCCACCGCGGCGACAGCGGCTGCCAGGGCGCCTTCTACACCTACGACGCCTTCACCAAGGCCGCGGCCAGGTTCCCCGCCTTCGGCACCACCGGCGACGACCGGACCCGCCGGCGGGAGCTCGCCGCCTTCTTCGGCCAAACCTCCCATGAAACCACCG GTGGGTGGCCAACTGCTCCCGGCGGGCCGTTCGCCTGGGGATACTGCCGCGTGGAAGAACAGAAGCAGACGGACCCACCCTACTACGGACGTGGACCCATACAACTCACTCA CAAATACAACTACGAGCAGGCCGGGCGGGCGTTGAAACGGGACCTGGTGGGCAACCCGGGCCTGGTGTCGCGCAACCCCGTGGTGGCCTTCGAGACGGCCCTCTGGTTCTGGATGACGCCGCAGGGGGCCAAGCCGTCGTGCCACGACGTGATCACCGGCCGCTGggcgcccggcgccggcgaccgccGCGCGGGGAGGCTCCCCGGGTACGGGCTGCTCACCAACATCATCAACGGCGGGCTCGAGTGCGGCAAGGGCCAGCCCACCGCCGAAGAGAACGACAGGGTCGGGTTCTACAGGAGGTACTGCCAGGTGCTCCGAGTGGCGGAAGGTGCCAACCTGTCCTGCGCGAACCAGACGCCGTACGCACCCGCCGGCCGCTAG
- the LOC120648277 gene encoding uncharacterized protein LOC120648277, with protein sequence MSACSRGLAWPPFDLTTARGAAPCPHRPAPRRRAAIRCCCAGPDHEPRRRLSRAPAAAPERAEEWRVDGNKPSAAALGRRRASLTAMPPLPFPAPRSRRQFKQQDFYPRCTQRGPAPQSRDTPPKRDTGIASEKEWGINLLDEAVKESGTNEDGSTWYRESGEDLGENGFRCRWARMGGQSHDGSTEWKETWWEKSDWTGYKELGAEKSGKNAEGDSWWEKWKEVLYQDEWSNLARIERSAEKQAKSGAENAGWYEKWWEKYDAKGWTEKGAHKYGRLNEQSWWERWGEHYDGRGFVLKWTDKWAETDLGTKWGDKWEEKFFAGIGSRQGETWHVSPGGERWSRTWGEEHFGNGKVHKYGKSTTGESWDLVVDEETYYEAEPHYGWADVVGDSTQLLSIQPLERPPGVFPNIDFSSAPPPKDDPPGMPPSTPLESGLTSWPELPGNFHHLSRVNTPVKPPHPPKPSFPLAGAEPATATMPSLAARLAVPAAALLLLFLLAAPSSATNFTCASPGTTCRSAIGYPAPNATTYAELAARFNATTTLAELLGANGLPAGTSPSAPVAAKATVRVPFRCRCGSNGVASSDGGPVYVVQPQDGLDHIARDVFGAFVTYQEIATANGIKDVNLIYPGQKLRIPLPCTCDPVDGAAVMHFAYSVAKGDETSGIAARFGVNERTLLTLNKIADPKDLLQGQILDVPLPVCHSSISNTSADYNLLVPNGSYALTAGDCMRCSCSANNYEQLDCSPVQRRGCPAVPSCNGGLKLGQTTNSTGCESKICAYSGYSNTTSLSINTALVTANQTACDQKGGAARSEFAGSMWRMSVISFHMVLILICFL encoded by the exons ATGTCCGCGTGCTCCAGGGGCCTCGCGTGGCCGCCGTTCGATCTGACCACGGCGAGGGGGGCGGCGCCCTGCCCGcaccgccccgcgccgcgccgccgcgccgcgatcCGGTGCTGCTGCGCCGGGCCCGACCACGAGCCGCGGAGGCGCCTCTCCAgggcgcccgcggccgcgcccgAGCGCGCCGAGGAGTGGCGCGTCGATGGGAAcaagccctccgccgccgcactgggccggcggcgcgccagcCTCACCGCCATGCCTCCGCTCCCCTTTCCTGCACCTCG TTCTAGAAGGCAGTTCAAGCAACAGGATTTCTATCCACGGTGCACGCAGAGGGGACCGGCGCCTCAATCCCGGGACACCCCGCCCAAGAGAG ACACTGGTATTGCTAGTGAGAAGGAATGGGGGATCAACTTGCTGGATGAAGCAGTCAAGGAGTCTGGAACAAATGAAGATGGGAGCACTTGGTACAGGGAGAGCGGAGAGGATCTTGGCGAGAATGGGTTCCGGTGCCGATGGGCGAGAATGGGAGGACAGAGCCATGATGGTTCCACTGAATGGAAAGAGACT TGGTGGGAGAAAAGTGACTGGACTGGATATAAGGAACTAG GTGCCGAGAAATCCGGAAAGAATGCTGAAGGTGACTCTTGGTGGGAAAAATGGAAAGAAGTTTTGTACCAAGATGAGTGGAG CAATCTTGCAAGGATAGAGAGAAGTGCTGAAAAACAAGCAAAGTCAGGTGCAGAAAATGCTGGGTGGTATGAGAAATG GTGGGAGAAATATGATGCCAAAGGTTGGACGGAAAAAGGTGCCCACAAATATGGAAGGTTAAATGAACAGTCTTGGTGGGAGAGGTGGGGTGAACATTATGATGGCCGTGGATTTGTATTGAAATG GACGGATAAGTGGGCAGAGACGGACTTAGGCACCAAATGGGGGGACAAGTGGGAAGAAAAATTCTTTGCAGGAATTGGTTCTCGACAGGGGGAGACATGGCATGTATCTCCTGGCGGTGAAC GCTGGTCAAGAACTTGGGGAGAAGAACACTTTGGTAATGG AAAAGTACACAAGTATGGAAAGAGCACAACTGGCGAGAGCTGGGATTTGGTAGTCGATGAGGAGACATACTATGA GGCCGAGCCTCATTATGGATGGGCCGATGTCGTCGGGGACTCGACTCAGTTATTGTCCATACAACCTCTTGAGAGGCCACCCGGAGTATTCCCGAATATCGACTTCAGCTCCGCACCCCCACCAAAGGATGATCCACCCGGCATGCCTCCTTCCACCCCTCTTGAGT CCGGCTTAACCTCCTGGCCTGAGCTGCCGGGCAACTTCCATCACTTGTCCCGCGTCAACACACCGGTCAAACCTCCCCACCCTCCCAAACCTTCCTTTCCCCTCGCCGGAGCGGAGCCGGCCACGGCCACGATGCCGtcgctcgccgcccgcctgGCCGTACCGGCAGCCGCGCtgctgctcctcttcctcctggCGGCGCCCTCCTCGGCCACAAATTTCACCTGCGCCTCGCCGGGCACCACCTGCCGGTCCGCCATCGGCTACCCGGCGCCCAACGCCACCACCTacgcggagctcgccgcccgCTTCAACGCCACCACGACGCTCGCCGAGCTCCTCGGCGCCAACGGCCTCCCCGCCGGCACGTCCCCCTCCGCGCCCGTCGCGGCCAAGGCCACCGTCCGCGTCCCCTTCCGCTGTCGCTGCGGGAGCAACGGGGTGGCCAGCTCCGACGGCGGGCCCGTCTACGTGGTGCAGCCGCAGGACGGGCTGGACCACATCGCCCGCGACGTCTTCGGCGCCTTCGTCACCTACCAGGAGATCGCCACCGCCAACGGCATCAAGGACGTCAACCTCATCTACCCCGGCCAGAAGCTGCGGATCCCGCTGCCCTGCACCTGCGACCCGGTGGACGGCGCCGCCGTGATGCACTTCGCGTACAGCGTCGCCAAGGGCGACGAGACGTCTGGCATCGCCGCCAGGTTCGGGGTGAACGAGCGCACGCTGCTGACTCTGAACAAGATCGCCGACCCCAAGGACCTGCTGCAGGGGCAGATCCTGGATGTCCCCCTCCCTG TTTGTCACTCATCAATCAGCAACACCTCGGCTGATTACAACCTGCTCGTCCCGAACGGAAGCTACGCGCTCACCGCCGGAGACTGCATGCGGTGCAGCTGCAGTGCAAACAATTACGAGCA GCTAGACTGCTCTCCAGTTCAGCGCAGAGGATGCCCGGCCGTCCCGTCGTGCAATGGAGGCCTGAAGCTTGGGCAGACGACGAACAGCACTGGCTGCGAGTCCAAGATTTGTGCGTACAGCGGCTACTCCAACACCACGTCGCTCAGCATAAACACCGCTCTTGTTACTGCAAACCAGACAGCGTGCGACCAGA AGGGAGGAGCAGCGAGGTCGGAGTTTGCTGGGTCCATGTGGAGAATGTCCGTGATCTCTTTCCACATGGTGCTCATCCTGATCTGCTTCCTATGA
- the LOC120647409 gene encoding NAC domain-containing protein 22-like, with product MAMEVEQDLPGFRFHPTEEELLDFYLDRMVHGKKLHFDIIGTLNIYRHDPWDLPAMAKIGEREWYFFVPRDRKAGSGGRPNRTTERGFWKATGSDRAIRSSADSKRVIGLKKTLVFYQGRAPRGTKTDWVMNEYRLPDSGAGSGARAPPPPKEDMVLCKIYRKATPLKELEQRASAMEEMQRRSNAHYTNTARAPQVQAAASAGDDYLSSDDAHDSFLFPSSSSSAPLGDNYSPPMEAKQEADATVTVASTSLMQAANMAIVPPPAVRHGDLPSLQLPTNHGVLDWMQDLSQLRSPWQDQFFLSPLAHLLS from the exons ATGGCCATGGAAGTGGAGCAGGACCTCCCGGGCTTCAGGTTCCACCCCACGGAGGAGGAGCTCCTCGACTTCTACCTCGACCGCATGGTCCACGGCAAGAAGCTCCACTTCGACATCATCGGCACGCTCAACATCTACCGCCACGACCCCTGGGACCTTCCTG CGATGGCGAAGATCGGGGAGAGGGAGTGGTACTTCTTCGTGCCGCGGGACCGgaaggccggcagcggcgggcggccgaaCCGGACGACGGAGCGCGGGTTCTGGAAGGCCACGGGGTCGGACAGGGCCATCCGGAGCAGCGCCGACTCCAAGCGGGTGATCGGGCTCAAGAAGACGCTCGTCTTCTACCAGGGGCGCGCCCCGCGGGGCACCAAGACGGACTGGGTCATGAACGAGTACCGCCTCCCCGActccggcgccggcagcggagcacgagcaccgccgcctcccAAG GAGGACATGGTGCTATGCAAGATCTACAGGAAGGCCACCCCACTCAAGGAGCTGGAACAGAGAGCCTCTGCCATGGAGGAGATGCAGAGGCGCAGCAACGCGCACTACACGAACACGGCCAGGGCACCCCAGGTCCAggccgcggcctccgccggcgaCGACTACCTGTCGTCGGACGACGCCCACGACAGCTTCCTGTtcccctcctcgtcctcgtcggcgcCATTGGGCGACAACTACAGCCCACCCATGGAAGCCAAGCAGGAAGCGGACGCCACGGTCACCGTGGCGTCGACGTCTCTGATGCAGGCGGCGAACATGGCCATCGTGCCGCCCCCGGCGGTGAGGCACGGCGACCTGCCCAGCCTGCAGCTGCCAACCAACCATGGAGTCCTGGACTGGATGCAGGACCTGTCCCAGCTGCGCAGCCCATGGCAGGACCAGTTTTTCTTGTCTCCCTTGGCGCATCTGCTCTCTTGA